One window of Halopseudomonas maritima genomic DNA carries:
- a CDS encoding glyceraldehyde-3-phosphate dehydrogenase: MAVTQAQFEQCLENWTDREATAEAMIPLIGRLYREHNVVTSIYGRGLVNRSVISLLKSHRFARQIDDTELSVHDTFPVLKALLEMDLGPASIDLARLVNKFRSSGSDDLNAFLRDELASVIGKTGERRQGRDVVLYGFGRIGRLLARILIEKSGAGDGLRLRAIVVRKGAANDLAKRASLLRRDSVHGSFQGTITIDEENNTLTANGNLIKVIYASDPTSIDYTAYGIEDAIVVDNTGVWRDEAGLSQHLQCKGAAQVVLTAPGKGDLKNVVHGINHAVITPEDKIISAASCTTNAIVPVLKAINDKFGIVNGHVETVHSYTNDQNLIDNFHKGDRRGRSAALNMVITETGAAKAVAKALPELAGKLSGNAIRVPTPNVSMAILNLNLEKSTDRDEVNDYLRYMALHSDLHKQIDFTNSQEVVSTDFVGSRHAGVVDAEATICNDNRVILYVWYDNEFGYSCQVVRILEDMAHVNPPAFPA, from the coding sequence ATAGCCGTGACTCAAGCGCAATTTGAGCAGTGTCTGGAAAACTGGACGGACCGTGAAGCAACCGCCGAGGCAATGATTCCTCTGATCGGCCGTCTGTACCGTGAACATAACGTGGTGACCTCCATTTATGGTCGTGGCCTGGTCAATCGTTCGGTCATCAGTCTGCTGAAATCCCACCGCTTCGCCCGTCAGATCGATGATACCGAGCTGTCTGTGCACGACACCTTCCCGGTCCTCAAGGCGCTGCTGGAGATGGATCTTGGTCCGGCTTCCATCGACTTGGCTCGTCTGGTCAACAAATTCCGCTCCAGCGGCAGCGACGATCTGAATGCGTTTCTGCGTGATGAGCTGGCCAGTGTTATCGGCAAGACCGGTGAGCGTCGTCAGGGGCGTGACGTTGTACTGTACGGCTTTGGTCGTATCGGCCGCCTGCTGGCTCGTATCCTGATCGAGAAGTCCGGCGCCGGCGACGGTCTGCGTCTGCGTGCCATCGTTGTACGCAAGGGCGCTGCCAATGATCTGGCCAAGCGTGCCAGCCTGCTGCGTCGTGACTCGGTGCACGGCTCCTTCCAGGGCACCATCACCATTGATGAAGAAAACAACACCCTGACCGCCAACGGCAATCTGATCAAGGTGATCTACGCCAGCGATCCGACCAGCATCGATTACACCGCCTACGGTATTGAAGACGCCATCGTTGTCGACAACACCGGCGTGTGGCGCGACGAAGCTGGCCTGTCTCAGCACCTGCAGTGCAAGGGCGCGGCTCAGGTTGTGCTGACTGCACCGGGCAAAGGTGATCTGAAAAACGTGGTGCACGGCATCAACCACGCGGTCATCACGCCGGAAGACAAGATCATTTCTGCTGCCTCCTGTACCACCAACGCCATCGTGCCGGTACTCAAGGCTATCAATGACAAGTTCGGTATCGTTAACGGTCACGTTGAAACTGTGCACTCGTACACCAACGACCAGAACCTGATCGACAACTTCCACAAGGGCGATCGTCGCGGTCGTAGCGCTGCGCTGAACATGGTTATCACCGAGACCGGTGCTGCCAAGGCTGTTGCCAAGGCGCTGCCGGAGCTGGCGGGCAAGCTGAGCGGTAACGCGATTCGCGTTCCGACGCCGAACGTTTCCATGGCGATCCTGAACCTGAACCTGGAAAAGTCGACCGATCGCGACGAGGTCAACGACTACCTGCGCTACATGGCGCTGCACTCGGACCTGCACAAGCAGATCGATTTCACCAACTCGCAGGAAGTGGTTTCCACTGACTTCGTAGGTTCCCGTCACGCGGGTGTGGTGGATGCCGAGGCGACAATCTGCAACGACAACCGCGTCATCCTCTACGTGTGGTATGACAACGAGTTTGGTTACAGCTGCCAGGTTGTTCGTATCCTGGAAGATATGGCTCACGTTAATCCGCCGGCGTTCCCGGCTTGA
- a CDS encoding chalcone isomerase family protein, with protein sequence MHPIIRTFLLGALLVSPIIHSADNALTLRNQHLFRYLLMDIYTAELYAPAQAPLEQLLASDQAARLTLRYHRNIARKDLIKAAQTTLRRQHGENDLSLWQAELDTLHSRFSDIKDGDSYSLERSAEGTLTLRHNGTLSYQSDTPGLATLYLGIWLGEDGLSDSLRSALLQ encoded by the coding sequence ATGCACCCGATCATCCGCACCTTCCTTCTTGGCGCCCTACTCGTCAGCCCCATTATCCACAGTGCGGATAACGCGCTGACACTGCGCAACCAACACCTGTTTCGGTATCTGCTGATGGATATCTACACGGCAGAGCTGTACGCCCCAGCCCAGGCGCCCCTCGAACAATTACTGGCGAGCGATCAGGCAGCGCGACTGACCCTGCGCTATCACCGCAACATTGCCAGAAAAGACCTGATCAAAGCGGCGCAAACCACCCTACGACGCCAGCATGGCGAGAACGATTTGAGCCTTTGGCAGGCCGAACTGGACACCCTGCACAGCCGCTTTAGCGACATCAAGGATGGCGACAGCTACAGCCTTGAGCGCAGCGCAGAGGGCACGCTGACACTCCGCCACAATGGCACGCTCAGCTATCAGAGCGACACACCCGGGCTTGCGACCCTGTACCTGGGCATCTGGCTGGGCGAAGATGGCCTGTCCGACTCGCTACGCAGCGCCCTGCTCCAGTAG
- a CDS encoding Na(+)-translocating NADH-quinone reductase subunit A, which yields MIKIKRGLDLPITGSPEQRIEDARPVRSVAVVGFDYHGMKPTMEVREGDRVKLGQILFSDKKTPGVVFTAPAAGTISAINRGDKRVLQSVVIDIDGDDAVSFDAHSAATLEQLTDQQVRDQLIASGLWTALRTRPFSKTPAVDAKPSSIFVTAMDSNPLAADPAVIIKQHAAEFESGLKVLARMAKVWLCKADGVSLPGESVSGVSTESFAGPHPAGLAGTHIHHLDPVGESKSVWQINYQDVIAFGVLFTEGRIWTDRYVALAGPQVEKPRLLKTRLGAQLDELTAGELKSGDNRLISGSVFGGRVARGPVAYLGRFHSQVSVLKEGNERQMLHYLRAGVKKHSVLNIFVSKLNPSRLFDFDTSTNGSPRAMVPVGNYEMVMPLDILPTQLLRYLVVGDTDMAQKLGALELDEEDLALCSYVCAGKYEYGPILRDNLTRIEKEG from the coding sequence ATGATAAAAATCAAACGGGGCTTGGATCTGCCGATCACCGGTTCTCCAGAGCAGCGTATCGAGGACGCCCGTCCGGTACGCAGCGTCGCTGTTGTTGGCTTCGATTACCACGGTATGAAGCCGACCATGGAGGTGCGTGAAGGAGACCGGGTCAAGCTGGGGCAGATTCTGTTCAGCGACAAGAAAACACCCGGAGTTGTGTTTACCGCGCCTGCGGCAGGCACCATCAGTGCCATCAATCGTGGTGATAAGCGCGTGCTGCAGTCGGTTGTCATCGATATCGATGGTGATGATGCGGTCAGCTTTGACGCCCACAGTGCTGCCACCCTTGAGCAGTTGACTGATCAGCAGGTACGTGACCAGCTGATTGCCTCCGGTCTGTGGACCGCGCTGCGCACCCGCCCGTTCAGCAAGACGCCCGCCGTCGACGCCAAACCCAGTTCGATTTTTGTCACTGCCATGGACTCCAATCCGCTGGCGGCTGACCCGGCTGTGATCATCAAGCAGCACGCCGCTGAATTTGAAAGCGGTTTGAAGGTGCTGGCGCGTATGGCCAAGGTCTGGCTGTGCAAGGCCGACGGTGTCAGCCTGCCGGGCGAAAGCGTCAGTGGTGTCAGCACTGAGAGCTTTGCCGGCCCGCACCCGGCTGGTCTGGCCGGTACGCATATCCATCACCTAGATCCGGTTGGTGAGAGCAAGAGCGTCTGGCAGATCAACTATCAAGACGTGATTGCCTTCGGCGTGCTGTTTACCGAAGGCCGCATCTGGACCGATCGCTATGTTGCCCTGGCTGGTCCGCAGGTCGAAAAGCCCCGCCTGCTGAAAACCCGTCTGGGTGCCCAGCTGGACGAGCTGACTGCTGGCGAGCTGAAAAGCGGCGACAATCGCCTGATTTCCGGTTCGGTGTTCGGCGGCCGTGTGGCCCGTGGCCCGGTTGCCTATCTGGGACGTTTCCATTCCCAGGTGTCGGTCCTGAAAGAAGGTAACGAGCGTCAGATGCTGCATTACCTGCGTGCCGGCGTTAAGAAGCACTCGGTACTGAATATCTTCGTTTCCAAGCTGAACCCCTCCCGCCTGTTCGACTTCGATACCAGCACCAACGGCAGTCCGCGTGCCATGGTACCGGTGGGCAACTATGAGATGGTCATGCCGCTGGATATCCTGCCGACCCAACTGCTGCGTTACCTGGTGGTGGGCGATACCGACATGGCGCAGAAGCTGGGCGCCCTGGAGCTGGACGAAGAAGACCTGGCGCTGTGCAGCTACGTCTGCGCTGGCAAGTACGAGTACGGCCCGATTCTGCGGGACAACCTGACTCGCATCGAGAAGGAGGGCTGA
- a CDS encoding NADH:ubiquinone reductase (Na(+)-transporting) subunit B gives MGLRSFLDKIEHNFEKGGKHEKWYALYEAVDTFFYRPGSVTKTTAHVRDGLDLKRMMITVWLCTFPVIFYGMYNIGFQANSIYAGNPDLLASQDNWRLALIAMFAGFDPASLWDNLIHGAAYFLPVYAVTFLVGGFWEVLFASIRKHEVNEGFFVTSILFALIVPPSIPLWQVALGISFGVVIGKEVFGGTGKNFLNPALTGRAFLFFAYPAQMSGDAVWTAVDGFAGATALSMAASGGVEQVIASGITWWDAFYGNLQGSMGEVSTLAIFIGGAVLLMTKIANWRIVAGVMIGMIATTLLFNGIGSDTNPMFGVPWYWHMVIGGFAFGMIFMATDPVSASMTNTGKWIFGALIGLMVILIRVVNPAFPEGMMLAILFANLFSPLIDHFVVQANIKRRLARNVQ, from the coding sequence ATGGGCCTGCGTTCATTCCTCGACAAGATCGAGCACAACTTCGAAAAGGGCGGCAAGCACGAAAAGTGGTATGCCCTCTACGAAGCCGTAGATACATTCTTCTATCGTCCGGGTAGCGTCACCAAGACCACTGCCCACGTGCGTGATGGTCTCGACCTCAAACGCATGATGATTACCGTCTGGCTGTGCACCTTCCCGGTGATTTTCTACGGGATGTACAACATCGGTTTTCAGGCCAACAGCATTTACGCGGGTAACCCCGATCTGCTGGCATCCCAGGACAACTGGCGTCTGGCGCTGATCGCGATGTTTGCCGGTTTTGATCCGGCAAGCCTGTGGGATAACCTGATCCACGGGGCGGCGTACTTCCTCCCGGTTTACGCTGTGACCTTCCTGGTCGGTGGCTTCTGGGAAGTGCTGTTCGCCTCCATCCGTAAGCACGAGGTCAACGAGGGTTTCTTTGTTACCTCCATCCTGTTTGCCCTGATTGTGCCGCCGAGCATTCCGCTGTGGCAGGTTGCTCTGGGTATCAGCTTTGGTGTGGTGATCGGTAAGGAAGTCTTCGGCGGTACCGGCAAGAACTTCCTCAACCCGGCGCTGACCGGCCGTGCCTTCCTGTTCTTCGCCTATCCGGCGCAGATGTCGGGTGACGCGGTGTGGACAGCGGTTGACGGCTTTGCCGGTGCGACTGCGCTGAGTATGGCTGCCTCCGGTGGTGTTGAGCAGGTCATCGCCAGCGGTATCACCTGGTGGGATGCTTTCTACGGCAACCTGCAGGGCTCCATGGGTGAGGTGTCTACACTGGCTATCTTCATCGGTGGTGCGGTATTGCTGATGACCAAGATTGCCAACTGGCGCATCGTGGCAGGCGTGATGATCGGCATGATCGCCACAACCCTGCTGTTCAACGGTATCGGCTCCGATACCAACCCCATGTTCGGTGTGCCGTGGTACTGGCACATGGTGATCGGTGGTTTTGCCTTCGGCATGATCTTTATGGCGACTGACCCGGTGTCGGCCTCCATGACCAATACCGGTAAGTGGATCTTCGGTGCCCTGATCGGTCTGATGGTCATCCTGATTCGTGTCGTTAACCCAGCATTCCCTGAGGGCATGATGCTGGCAATTCTGTTTGCCAACCTCTTCTCTCCGCTCATCGACCACTTCGTGGTTCAGGCCAACATCAAACGGAGGCTTGCACGCAATGTCCAGTAA
- a CDS encoding Na(+)-translocating NADH-quinone reductase subunit C, with protein MSSKKESVVRTLTVALLVCLVCSVVVSAAAVALKPVQTTNRLQDKQRNILQIAGLYEEGRSIQEQFQQITPRLVDLRTGEFSDAQDPLTFDQQKASKDPDMSQQLTGEQDIASIRRRADYSTVYVVENPDGSIKTLILPIHGYGLWSTLYGFMALESDLETVVGLGFYQHAETPGLGGEVDNPNWKAQWQGKVVYDESGDVDISVVKGSVDPNSPKAEHQVDGLAGATLTSRGVESLVRFWLGEDGFGPFLDHLRAGEA; from the coding sequence ATGTCCAGTAAGAAAGAATCCGTTGTCCGCACGCTGACAGTCGCTCTGCTGGTCTGTCTGGTTTGCTCGGTGGTGGTCTCGGCCGCAGCCGTGGCGCTGAAGCCGGTGCAAACCACCAACCGCCTGCAGGACAAGCAGCGTAATATCCTGCAGATTGCCGGTCTGTACGAAGAAGGCCGCAGCATCCAAGAGCAGTTCCAGCAGATCACACCGCGTCTGGTTGATCTGCGCACTGGTGAGTTCAGCGATGCTCAGGACCCCTTGACCTTCGATCAGCAGAAGGCCTCCAAGGATCCGGACATGTCGCAGCAGCTCACCGGTGAGCAGGACATTGCCAGCATCCGCCGCCGTGCCGACTACTCGACTGTCTACGTGGTAGAAAACCCTGATGGCAGCATCAAAACCCTGATTCTGCCGATTCACGGTTATGGCCTGTGGTCGACCCTTTACGGCTTTATGGCGCTGGAAAGCGACCTGGAGACTGTGGTTGGTCTGGGTTTCTATCAGCACGCTGAAACCCCTGGTCTGGGCGGTGAAGTCGACAACCCGAACTGGAAGGCGCAGTGGCAGGGCAAGGTCGTTTACGACGAGTCCGGTGATGTTGATATCAGCGTCGTCAAGGGCAGCGTAGATCCGAATAGCCCCAAAGCTGAACATCAGGTTGACGGCCTGGCCGGTGCCACACTGACCAGCCGCGGCGTAGAGAGCCTGGTGCGTTTCTGGCTGGGTGAGGACGGCTTTGGTCCGTTCCTCGATCATCTTCGTGCAGGGGAGGCATAA
- a CDS encoding NADH:ubiquinone reductase (Na(+)-transporting) subunit D: MAKATAKQVLFEPIFSNNPIALQILGICSALAVTTSLSVTLVMCIALTSVTALSNFFISIVRNQIPSSIRMIVQMVIIASLVIVVDQVLKAYAYSISKQLSVFVGLIITNCIVMGRAEAFAMQNPPHMSFLDGVGNGLGYSFILICVAVVRELLGAGKLFGIEILPLVNAGGWYQPNGLLLLPPSAFFIIGLIIWGLRSWKTDQVEAEEFKMAPQTRAMKEAM, from the coding sequence ATGGCTAAAGCCACTGCAAAGCAGGTTCTGTTCGAGCCTATTTTCAGCAACAACCCGATTGCCCTGCAGATTCTGGGCATCTGTTCGGCGCTGGCGGTAACCACCAGCCTGAGCGTCACCCTGGTCATGTGTATCGCGCTGACCTCGGTAACCGCGCTGTCGAACTTCTTTATTTCCATCGTCCGTAACCAGATTCCCAGCTCGATCCGCATGATCGTCCAGATGGTAATCATTGCGTCGTTGGTAATTGTCGTAGACCAGGTGCTCAAGGCTTACGCTTACAGCATCAGCAAGCAGCTGTCGGTCTTCGTCGGTTTGATCATTACCAACTGCATCGTGATGGGCCGCGCCGAAGCCTTTGCCATGCAAAACCCGCCGCACATGAGCTTCCTGGACGGTGTGGGTAACGGCCTGGGTTACAGCTTTATTCTGATCTGCGTCGCTGTTGTGCGTGAGCTGCTGGGCGCTGGCAAACTGTTCGGTATCGAGATCCTGCCGCTGGTCAACGCCGGTGGCTGGTATCAGCCTAACGGCCTGCTGCTGCTGCCGCCGTCCGCGTTCTTCATCATTGGTCTGATCATCTGGGGCCTGCGCTCCTGGAAGACCGATCAGGTGGAAGCGGAAGAGTTCAAGATGGCTCCCCAGACGCGCGCCATGAAGGAGGCTATGTAA
- the nqrE gene encoding NADH:ubiquinone reductase (Na(+)-transporting) subunit E: protein MEHYISLMVRAIFVENMALAFFLGMCTFIAISKKVQTALGLGIAVVVVLTITVPANNLIYTYLLKDGALAWAGMPNVDLSFLGLLSYIGVIAAIVQILEMLLDKFVPALYNALGVFLPLITVNCAIMGASLFMVERDYAFGESVVYGAGAGIGWALAIVALAGIREKLKYSDVPDGLRGLGITFITVGLMSLGFMSFSGVQL, encoded by the coding sequence ATTGAACATTACATCAGCCTGATGGTACGGGCGATTTTCGTCGAAAACATGGCGTTGGCCTTCTTCCTGGGGATGTGTACCTTTATCGCCATCTCCAAGAAGGTACAGACCGCGCTGGGTCTGGGTATTGCGGTGGTTGTGGTACTGACCATCACCGTGCCGGCCAACAACCTGATCTACACCTACCTGCTCAAGGACGGCGCACTGGCCTGGGCCGGCATGCCGAACGTGGACCTGAGCTTCCTGGGTCTGCTGAGCTATATCGGTGTGATCGCAGCGATCGTGCAGATCCTCGAGATGCTGCTCGACAAGTTCGTACCTGCGCTCTACAACGCCCTGGGTGTCTTCCTGCCGCTGATCACCGTGAACTGCGCCATCATGGGTGCATCGCTGTTCATGGTTGAGCGTGATTATGCTTTCGGTGAGAGCGTCGTCTACGGCGCGGGTGCCGGTATCGGCTGGGCGCTGGCCATCGTTGCGTTGGCGGGTATCCGTGAAAAACTCAAGTACAGCGATGTGCCGGATGGTCTGCGCGGTCTGGGCATCACCTTCATTACTGTTGGTCTGATGTCGCTGGGCTTCATGTCCTTCTCCGGCGTGCAACTGTAA
- the nqrF gene encoding NADH:ubiquinone reductase (Na(+)-transporting) subunit F: MNMEIYLGVGMFTAIVLSLVTIILIARSKLVSSGDVSIEINGERTVTVAAGSKLLNTLSANGIFLSSACGGGGTCAQCKCIVESGGGEMLPTEESHFTKREAKEGWRLSCQTPVKQDMKIEVPEEVFGVKKWECTVESNPNVATFIKELTLKLPEGENVDFRAGGYVQLECPPHTVNYKDFDIQPEFRGDWDKFNLWKYVSKVDETTIRAYSMANYPEEKGLVKFNIRVASPPPGRDDLPPGKMSSWVFSLKAGDKVTVYGPFGEFFAKDTDAEMVFIGGGAGMAPMRSHIFDQLKRLNSKRKMSFWYGARSLREAFYVEEYDQLAAENDNFKWHLALSDPLPEDNWEGPTGFIHNVLFENYLKDHPAPEDCEFYMCGPPMMNASVIKMLQDLGVEPENILLDDFGG, encoded by the coding sequence ATGAACATGGAAATCTATCTGGGCGTCGGGATGTTTACCGCGATTGTATTGTCGCTGGTTACCATCATTCTGATTGCCCGGTCCAAGCTGGTCAGCAGCGGCGACGTGAGCATCGAGATCAACGGTGAGCGCACCGTTACCGTTGCGGCTGGCTCCAAGCTGTTGAACACCCTGTCTGCTAACGGCATCTTCCTGTCCTCCGCCTGTGGCGGCGGCGGTACCTGTGCCCAGTGCAAGTGCATCGTTGAAAGCGGTGGCGGTGAAATGCTGCCGACTGAGGAGTCGCACTTCACCAAGCGTGAGGCGAAGGAAGGCTGGCGCCTGTCCTGCCAGACTCCGGTCAAGCAGGACATGAAGATCGAAGTGCCGGAAGAAGTCTTCGGCGTGAAGAAATGGGAATGCACGGTCGAGTCAAACCCGAACGTGGCCACCTTCATCAAAGAACTGACCCTGAAGCTGCCGGAAGGCGAAAATGTTGACTTCCGCGCGGGCGGTTACGTGCAGCTGGAATGCCCGCCGCACACCGTCAACTACAAGGATTTCGACATTCAGCCGGAATTCCGTGGCGACTGGGACAAGTTCAATCTGTGGAAGTACGTCTCCAAGGTTGATGAAACCACTATCCGCGCCTACTCCATGGCTAACTACCCGGAAGAGAAGGGCCTGGTGAAGTTCAACATCCGTGTTGCTTCGCCGCCTCCGGGTCGTGACGATCTGCCGCCGGGCAAGATGTCCTCTTGGGTTTTCTCGCTCAAGGCTGGCGACAAGGTGACCGTGTACGGTCCGTTTGGTGAGTTCTTCGCCAAGGATACCGACGCCGAAATGGTCTTCATCGGTGGTGGTGCCGGTATGGCGCCGATGCGTTCGCACATCTTCGATCAGCTCAAGCGTCTGAACTCCAAGCGCAAGATGAGCTTCTGGTACGGCGCCCGTTCGCTGCGTGAAGCCTTCTACGTTGAGGAATACGATCAGCTGGCGGCCGAGAACGACAACTTCAAGTGGCATCTGGCGCTGTCTGATCCTCTGCCGGAAGACAACTGGGAAGGCCCCACCGGCTTTATCCATAACGTACTGTTCGAGAACTATCTGAAGGACCATCCGGCGCCTGAAGACTGTGAGTTCTACATGTGCGGACCGCCGATGATGAACGCATCCGTGATCAAGATGCTGCAGGATCTTGGTGTTGAACCCGAGAACATCCTGCTCGACGACTTCGGCGGCTAG
- a CDS encoding FAD:protein FMN transferase, which yields MRLSVIRPVIAVALAAALTGCFNSVDPVAEMYGATMGSTYSIKWVPVEDAPDTETLQADVDRMLAQFDAEVSTWRSDSALAHFNAAPAGTCMDMPPSVLALMAQADQLADESSGAFDVTVAPLLKLWGFHGDPQQQAVPEQPLLDQAMAKVGQKHLRVDAGQLCKDVALTVDFSSIGAGYMVDRVAERLESYGIQNYMVEITGELKAVGRKPGDRPWRIAIEEPRDDNRVAQIILSLSGESVSTSGDYRNYFELDGQRFSHTFDARTGQPVMHRLAAVTVLDPSAMRADGLSTVLMIMGEEAGWDYAVSHQIPAFFVVRAGELFESRATPRFTALTEGEE from the coding sequence ATGCGCCTGAGCGTCATCCGGCCCGTTATTGCTGTTGCCCTGGCAGCAGCTCTAACGGGCTGTTTCAATTCTGTAGACCCGGTTGCCGAGATGTACGGCGCCACCATGGGCAGCACCTATTCGATCAAATGGGTGCCAGTCGAGGATGCGCCGGACACCGAAACCCTGCAGGCTGATGTTGATCGCATGCTGGCGCAGTTTGACGCTGAGGTGTCTACCTGGCGCTCTGATTCAGCGCTGGCGCATTTCAATGCGGCACCTGCCGGCACCTGCATGGACATGCCGCCGTCGGTGCTGGCGTTGATGGCGCAGGCGGATCAGCTGGCTGACGAAAGCAGCGGAGCCTTTGACGTTACCGTGGCGCCACTGCTCAAGCTTTGGGGGTTTCACGGCGATCCGCAGCAACAAGCGGTGCCCGAGCAGCCCCTGCTGGATCAGGCCATGGCCAAGGTCGGTCAGAAGCACCTGCGGGTCGACGCTGGGCAACTTTGCAAGGATGTCGCGCTAACAGTGGATTTCAGCAGTATCGGCGCCGGTTATATGGTTGACCGGGTGGCTGAACGACTGGAGAGCTATGGCATCCAAAATTATATGGTGGAAATCACCGGTGAGTTGAAGGCGGTTGGCCGCAAGCCGGGTGACCGGCCCTGGCGGATTGCTATCGAAGAGCCGCGCGACGATAACCGTGTGGCGCAGATTATTCTCTCGCTGAGCGGCGAGTCGGTGTCGACTTCAGGGGATTACCGCAATTATTTTGAGCTCGACGGGCAGCGGTTTTCCCACACCTTCGATGCTCGCACCGGGCAGCCAGTGATGCATCGCCTGGCCGCCGTCACCGTGCTGGACCCATCTGCAATGAGGGCGGACGGCTTGTCCACGGTGTTGATGATTATGGGCGAAGAGGCTGGCTGGGATTATGCGGTCAGTCATCAGATCCCGGCGTTTTTTGTTGTGCGGGCCGGTGAGCTGTTTGAATCTCGAGCCACCCCCCGCTTTACAGCCCTGACAGAGGGCGAGGAGTAA
- the nqrM gene encoding (Na+)-NQR maturation NqrM has product MVWLLAFALMLLLFAGMAVGVMMGRKPIAGSCGGIGAVGVDKACGICGGDTTKCEEASANAGVVQRPRNDLAHDATKVD; this is encoded by the coding sequence ATGGTTTGGCTGCTGGCGTTTGCCCTGATGCTGTTGCTGTTTGCTGGCATGGCTGTGGGTGTGATGATGGGGCGCAAGCCCATTGCCGGCTCCTGTGGCGGCATTGGCGCTGTTGGCGTCGATAAGGCGTGTGGCATTTGCGGTGGTGACACCACCAAATGCGAAGAGGCGAGTGCCAATGCGGGTGTTGTACAGCGTCCGCGTAACGATCTGGCTCACGACGCGACCAAGGTCGACTAG
- the sthA gene encoding Si-specific NAD(P)(+) transhydrogenase: protein MAVYNYDVVVLGSGPAGEGAAMNAAKHGRKVAVVEERKEVGGNCTHLGTIPSKALRYSVKQIIQFNTNPMFRQIGDPRWFSFPDVLRSAEKVMSKQVASRTSYYARNRVDVFFGKGSFADEHTLEIVDGSGAVDKLVAKEIIIATGSRPYRPADVNFGHPRIYDSDTILKLNHTPRTLIIYGAGVIGCEYASIFCGLGVKVDLIDTRERLLNFLDDEISDALSYHLRNSSVLIRHNEEYEKIEGVDGRGVILQLKSGKRLKADALLWCNGRTGNTDGLGLENVGLHPNGRGQLEVDENYRTSVPNIYAVGDVIGWPSLASAAFDQGRSAAGNIVSNDAWRFVDDVPTGIYTIPEISSLGKTERELTEACVPYEIGQAFFKSIARAQISGEPVGLLKILFHRETLEVLGIHCFGDQAAEIVHIGQAIMNQKDGANTINYFVNTTFNYPTMAEAYRVAALDGLNRLF from the coding sequence ATGGCCGTATATAACTACGACGTAGTGGTGCTGGGCTCTGGTCCTGCGGGTGAAGGGGCGGCGATGAATGCTGCCAAGCACGGCCGCAAGGTGGCCGTGGTGGAGGAGCGCAAGGAAGTCGGCGGCAACTGCACTCACCTGGGGACCATTCCCTCCAAGGCGTTGCGTTACTCGGTCAAGCAGATCATCCAGTTCAACACCAACCCCATGTTTCGCCAGATTGGCGACCCGCGCTGGTTCTCGTTCCCTGACGTTCTGCGCAGCGCTGAGAAGGTAATGAGCAAACAGGTGGCTTCGCGCACCAGTTACTACGCGCGTAACCGCGTGGATGTGTTCTTTGGCAAGGGCAGTTTCGCTGACGAGCACACCCTGGAGATCGTTGACGGCTCTGGCGCAGTCGACAAGTTGGTTGCCAAGGAAATAATCATCGCGACCGGCTCGCGGCCTTACCGCCCGGCGGACGTGAATTTTGGCCATCCGCGTATCTACGATAGCGACACTATTCTCAAGCTCAATCACACCCCGCGTACGCTGATTATCTACGGTGCAGGGGTGATCGGTTGTGAATATGCGTCGATCTTCTGCGGGCTGGGGGTGAAGGTCGACCTGATCGATACGCGTGAGCGCCTGCTCAACTTCCTTGATGATGAGATCTCGGATGCGCTGAGCTATCACCTGCGCAACAGCAGCGTGCTGATTCGGCACAACGAGGAATACGAAAAGATCGAGGGCGTGGACGGCCGTGGCGTGATCCTGCAGCTCAAGTCGGGTAAGCGCCTGAAGGCCGACGCGCTGCTGTGGTGTAACGGCCGGACCGGCAACACCGATGGCCTGGGGCTGGAGAATGTGGGCCTGCATCCCAATGGCCGTGGTCAGTTGGAGGTGGACGAAAACTACCGCACCAGCGTGCCCAACATCTATGCGGTGGGCGATGTGATTGGCTGGCCGAGTCTGGCCAGTGCCGCGTTCGACCAGGGGCGTTCGGCGGCCGGTAATATCGTCAGCAACGACGCCTGGCGCTTTGTTGATGATGTACCAACCGGTATCTACACCATTCCGGAGATCAGCTCGCTGGGCAAGACAGAGCGCGAGCTTACCGAGGCCTGCGTGCCCTATGAGATCGGGCAGGCATTCTTCAAGAGTATTGCCCGGGCGCAGATCAGCGGTGAGCCGGTGGGGTTGCTGAAAATTCTGTTCCACCGCGAAACCCTGGAGGTGCTGGGCATTCACTGCTTTGGTGACCAGGCGGCGGAGATCGTGCACATTGGTCAGGCCATCATGAACCAGAAAGATGGCGCCAACACCATTAACTACTTCGTCAACACTACCTTCAATTACCCGACCATGGCTGAGGCCTACCGTGTCGCGGCACTGGACGGTCTGAACCGTCTGTTCTGA